Proteins from one Staphylococcus sp. IVB6214 genomic window:
- a CDS encoding IS3 family transposase (programmed frameshift) produces the protein MRRVAYSVETKFKAVKMKAEGYTTKEIMCELNIRNSTQVKTWWRWYRKGETYRFSQQVGKQYSYNKGLVELSELEQLKLKNRRNQAEIDIFKKVQGIGKEVVPEVVIELVDELKHRHPVKLILEVLNVPKSNYYRWKNKKKTEDTTVKKVKELCEDNHYTYGYRKITALMNQASKQPINHKRVQRIMRENNLNCRVRIKKSKRRGKAYYLTSNKLNGNFRANQPLQVLTTDITYLPFGNSMLYLSSIIDLYNGEIVAYKISDTQDQSLVNDTLNQIDIPEGCLLHSDQGSVYTSHAYYQLCEEKGIIRSMSRKGTPADNAPIECFHSSLKCETFYLNNELNNSNFIVKDIVEKYIENYNNNRIQQKLGYLSPVQYRKLAA, from the exons ATGCGCAGAGTGGCGTATTCAGTTGAAACAAAGTTTAAAGCAGTGAAGATGAAAGCAGAAGGTTATACAACTAAAGAAATTATGTGTGAATTAAATATTAGAAATAGCACACAGGTAAAAACATGGTGGAGATGGTATAGAAAGGGTGAAACATATCGATTTAGTCAACAAGTAGGCAAACAATACTCCTATAATAAAGGATTAGTGGAACTTTCTGAACTGGAACAATTAAAGTTAAAGAATAGAAGAAATCAAGCCGAAATAGATATTT TTAAAAAAGTACAAGGAATTGGAAAGGAAGTGGTACCTGAAGTAGTGATAGAATTAGTGGATGAGTTAAAGCACAGGCATCCTGTGAAGCTGATTTTGGAAGTGTTGAATGTCCCTAAATCAAATTACTACCGTTGGAAAAATAAGAAGAAAACGGAAGATACAACAGTTAAAAAGGTTAAGGAATTATGTGAAGATAATCATTACACGTACGGCTATCGCAAGATAACTGCTCTGATGAATCAGGCCTCTAAACAACCGATAAACCATAAACGTGTACAAAGAATTATGAGAGAAAATAATTTGAATTGTAGAGTTAGAATTAAGAAATCTAAACGTCGAGGGAAGGCATATTATCTTACAAGCAATAAACTGAATGGTAACTTTAGAGCAAATCAACCTCTACAAGTACTGACTACTGATATTACGTATCTTCCCTTTGGTAATTCAATGTTGTATTTATCTTCAATCATCGATTTATATAACGGTGAAATTGTGGCTTATAAGATTAGCGATACACAAGATCAAAGTTTGGTAAATGACACCTTAAACCAAATTGATATTCCAGAAGGATGTCTACTTCATAGCGATCAAGGAAGCGTCTATACATCGCATGCTTACTACCAATTATGCGAAGAAAAGGGCATTATCAGAAGTATGTCTCGCAAAGGTACACCTGCTGATAACGCCCCGATAGAATGTTTCCATTCCTCGCTAAAGTGTGAAACATTTTATCTTAACAATGAGTTAAATAACTCTAATTTCATTGTAAAGGATATTGTCGAAAAGTACATTGAAAACTATAATAATAATCGAATTCAACAAAAATTAGGCTACTTATCCCCTGTGCAATACAGAAAATTAGCAGCCTAA
- a CDS encoding general stress protein yields the protein MTQFKVVKTEDDAIQAVDALLRDGYKEHEITIISKNRLSTDRFNDSEIKQTPTAGTISDKFMRFFIGEDPEEAAFTRFKLPDNEKEQLKQAVLDGEIVILVKHFESGNHSEVSQTNSSYDTHDFKHHPSEHKGDIE from the coding sequence ATGACTCAATTTAAAGTAGTAAAAACAGAAGATGACGCAATTCAAGCAGTAGATGCATTATTACGTGATGGATATAAAGAACACGAAATTACAATCATTAGTAAAAATCGATTATCAACAGACCGATTTAACGACTCAGAAATTAAACAAACACCAACAGCTGGTACAATCAGCGATAAATTCATGCGCTTTTTCATCGGGGAAGATCCTGAAGAAGCTGCATTCACACGTTTTAAGCTTCCAGACAATGAAAAAGAACAACTTAAGCAAGCCGTACTTGATGGCGAAATTGTTATTCTTGTGAAACACTTTGAATCTGGCAATCACAGCGAAGTATCGCAAACAAATAGTTCATACGACACACATGACTTTAAACATCACCCATCTGAACATAAGGGCGATATTGAATAA
- the ahpF gene encoding alkyl hydroperoxide reductase subunit F, with protein MLNQELKNQLAQLLDLMEGDVVFKLSTGSDETSQKMEDLVNEVADMSSRITVEKADLKRSPSFSVNRPGEDTGITFAGVPLGHEFNSFVLALLQVSGRAPKEEQSVIDQIKAIDKPLNFETYISLTCQKCPDVVQALNLMSVLNPNITHTMIDGAAFKEEAEDIMAVPSIFLDGEQFGSGRMTVTDILTALGQGPDASEFEGKETFDVLVVGGGPASASSAIYAARKGLRTGIVADRIGGQVNDTQDIENLISVKKTTGTALAGNLEEHINEYNIDVMKGVRAESVNKTDQSIDLTLDNGAVLHAKTLIVSTGARWRQLGVPGEQELANKGVAYCPHCDGPLFEDKHVAVVGGGNSGVEAAIDLAGICKHVTLLEFGAEMRADQVLQERLNSLSNTTVITNAATKEITGDERVTGLTYEDTQSKEQQHIELDGVFVQIGLSPNTEWLGDTVNRNRMGEIEVDRLGATNVPGIFAAGDCTDQRYKQIIISMGSGATAALSAFDYLIRN; from the coding sequence ATGCTTAATCAAGAGTTAAAGAATCAACTTGCACAACTTCTTGATTTGATGGAAGGTGACGTTGTCTTCAAATTGAGCACAGGCTCAGATGAAACATCTCAAAAGATGGAAGATCTTGTGAATGAAGTAGCAGACATGTCATCACGCATTACAGTAGAAAAAGCAGACTTAAAACGTTCACCTAGCTTTAGTGTGAATAGACCGGGTGAGGACACTGGCATTACATTTGCCGGTGTTCCTCTTGGTCATGAGTTTAATTCTTTCGTATTAGCATTGCTACAAGTGAGTGGCCGTGCACCGAAAGAAGAACAATCTGTAATTGATCAAATCAAAGCAATTGATAAACCATTAAATTTTGAAACATATATCAGCTTAACATGTCAGAAATGCCCTGACGTTGTTCAAGCATTAAACTTAATGAGTGTTCTTAACCCTAATATCACACATACAATGATTGACGGTGCAGCATTCAAAGAAGAAGCTGAAGATATCATGGCCGTACCTTCTATCTTCTTAGATGGTGAACAATTCGGTAGTGGTCGTATGACCGTTACTGATATTTTAACTGCACTCGGTCAAGGCCCTGATGCTTCGGAATTTGAGGGTAAAGAAACATTTGATGTACTCGTTGTCGGCGGTGGTCCAGCAAGTGCAAGTTCTGCTATTTATGCTGCACGTAAAGGTTTACGTACAGGTATCGTTGCAGATCGCATTGGTGGTCAAGTCAATGATACACAAGACATCGAAAACTTAATCAGTGTCAAGAAAACGACAGGAACAGCACTTGCGGGTAATCTTGAAGAACATATTAACGAATACAATATCGATGTCATGAAAGGGGTTCGTGCTGAATCTGTAAATAAAACAGACCAAAGCATCGACCTTACATTAGATAACGGTGCCGTTCTTCACGCAAAAACACTCATCGTTTCAACAGGTGCTCGTTGGAGACAACTTGGTGTACCGGGTGAGCAAGAACTTGCGAACAAAGGTGTGGCATACTGTCCACACTGTGACGGTCCATTATTCGAAGACAAACATGTCGCTGTTGTCGGCGGCGGTAACTCTGGTGTCGAAGCTGCCATCGACCTTGCAGGTATCTGTAAGCACGTGACATTACTTGAATTCGGTGCAGAAATGCGTGCCGATCAAGTCTTACAAGAGCGTTTGAACTCTCTATCCAATACAACAGTCATCACAAACGCAGCAACGAAAGAAATCACTGGTGATGAACGTGTCACTGGTTTGACTTACGAAGATACACAATCTAAAGAACAACAACATATCGAATTGGACGGTGTCTTCGTTCAAATCGGTCTTTCTCCTAATACTGAATGGTTAGGCGATACAGTTAACCGCAACAGAATGGGTGAAATCGAAGTTGACCGTTTAGGTGCTACAAACGTACCAGGTATCTTTGCTGCTGGAGATTGTACAGATCAACGCTACAAGCAAATCATTATCTCTATGGGATCAGGTGCAACAGCTGCACTCTCTGCTTTTGACTACCTTATCCGTAACTAA
- a CDS encoding MetQ/NlpA family ABC transporter substrate-binding protein — MKYFKFSIIFLLALVLVACGKGSDSKQENEKSFTIGFGPGTYEEIFRGGALPILEKKGYDVEIKSFSQTDQINPAMKDGDIQASIFQSTAYMDSINDKIDAKMIKNNEVPTAPQSLWSKKHQSLDDIQDGQTIAVPNDPVNQERALRILEGLGWIKLDNKTTGVNFKLSSVHPDKYDLKFSEVAAPQVLRSLEDVDFGIVNGNYIADSGQKISDALVVEKTPDAHKVMLSINESDKDKAWAKALRDTYKDPEFQKWFRDHKEYSGYIEPTNWQK, encoded by the coding sequence ATGAAATATTTTAAATTTAGTATTATTTTCTTGCTGGCACTGGTGCTTGTTGCATGTGGCAAAGGGTCAGACAGTAAACAAGAGAATGAAAAATCTTTTACAATCGGTTTCGGTCCCGGAACATACGAAGAAATATTCCGTGGTGGCGCATTGCCTATCCTAGAGAAAAAGGGCTATGATGTTGAAATCAAAAGCTTCTCTCAAACAGATCAAATCAATCCAGCGATGAAGGATGGTGACATTCAAGCATCTATCTTCCAAAGTACCGCTTATATGGACAGTATCAACGATAAAATCGATGCAAAAATGATTAAAAATAACGAAGTCCCTACTGCTCCACAGTCACTATGGTCTAAAAAGCACCAATCACTCGATGACATTCAAGACGGACAAACAATTGCTGTACCTAACGATCCTGTTAACCAAGAACGGGCATTACGTATTCTAGAAGGACTTGGATGGATTAAGTTAGACAATAAAACAACAGGCGTAAATTTCAAACTATCAAGCGTTCATCCTGACAAATATGACTTGAAATTCAGCGAAGTTGCAGCACCACAAGTTCTTCGTTCACTTGAAGATGTCGACTTTGGTATTGTAAACGGAAACTACATTGCAGATAGCGGTCAAAAAATAAGTGACGCACTTGTCGTTGAAAAAACACCTGATGCGCATAAAGTAATGTTGAGCATCAACGAGTCGGATAAAGACAAAGCATGGGCGAAAGCATTGCGCGACACATATAAAGACCCTGAATTCCAAAAATGGTTCCGAGACCACAAAGAATACAGTGGATATATCGAACCAACTAATTGGCAAAAATAA
- the nfsA gene encoding oxygen-insensitive NADPH nitroreductase: MSDYVYRLAKQHHSVRKFKNEPLTREIVKQLIEAGQMASTSSYLQTTSVIGVEDPEKKAALKEVSGQPYVLNNGYLLVFVVDYNRHNLVNEQQAQDMTTSFESAEGLLVGTVDASLMAQNIALTAEDMGYGIVYLGSLRNDVARVREILDLPKHTFPIFGMAIGVPSEDENGTPKPRLPFEHVFHVDTYDNDCDVARQQLAAYDKIVSDYYADRTGGKRTETWSEQVANFMSSKQRLEMKDWLQDAGFNKK, encoded by the coding sequence ATGTCAGACTATGTATATCGTTTAGCGAAGCAACATCACTCAGTGAGAAAGTTCAAAAATGAGCCATTAACACGTGAAATAGTGAAACAGTTAATTGAAGCAGGGCAGATGGCTTCAACATCAAGTTACTTACAAACGACATCTGTGATTGGTGTAGAAGATCCAGAAAAGAAAGCTGCTTTGAAAGAAGTGTCAGGGCAACCTTACGTCTTGAACAATGGGTATTTATTAGTGTTTGTCGTTGATTATAATAGACATAATCTTGTGAATGAACAACAAGCACAAGATATGACGACAAGCTTTGAATCAGCAGAAGGATTGCTTGTAGGGACAGTAGATGCATCATTAATGGCACAAAACATTGCATTGACGGCAGAAGATATGGGTTATGGCATTGTTTATTTGGGTTCATTGCGCAATGATGTTGCACGTGTACGTGAAATTTTAGACTTACCTAAGCACACCTTCCCAATCTTCGGTATGGCGATTGGTGTACCGTCTGAGGATGAGAATGGAACACCGAAACCACGGTTACCGTTTGAACATGTCTTTCACGTTGATACGTATGACAATGATTGTGATGTGGCACGCCAACAATTGGCGGCGTACGATAAAATAGTATCTGATTATTATGCAGATAGAACAGGTGGTAAACGTACGGAGACGTGGTCAGAACAAGTAGCGAACTTCATGAGTAGTAAACAGCGTTTAGAGATGAAAGACTGGCTTCAAGATGCAGGATTTAATAAGAAATAG
- a CDS encoding L-cystine transporter produces MSIFLIILNLLIFAGFLIGLWVMAKKHVKFPTRVFVALGLGIILGIIVQLLYGADSKITTQTTEWIGIIGNGYISLLKMIVIPLVFISIIAAFTKIDLGEKFAKMGGYIFMFLIGTVAISAIVGIAYAMLFGLDASTIDLGQAENARSSEITQTAKDLTATTLPAQILELLPANPFLDFTGARATSTIAVVIFAAFLGFAYLRVARKQPENGHVLKRGIDAVYSLIMAVVTFVLRLTPYGILAIMLNTLATSDFAAIWTLGKFVIASYAALLTMYIIHLLILLVLGVNPIQYVKKTTEVMMFAFTSRSSAGALPLNIRTQTNRLGVPQAIANFSGSFGLSIGQNGCAGIYPAMLAIMVAPVAGVEIDLQFIATLIIVVIISSFGVAGVGGGATFASILVLSALNLPVGLAGVLISVEPLIDMGRTALNVNDSMLAGTGTAKLTKQLDEDVFNDNQYDELTTSH; encoded by the coding sequence ATGTCTATATTTCTAATTATACTTAACCTATTAATTTTTGCTGGGTTCCTTATCGGCCTATGGGTCATGGCGAAGAAACACGTCAAATTCCCTACACGTGTCTTTGTGGCACTTGGCCTTGGTATCATACTGGGAATCATTGTACAGCTCCTTTACGGTGCAGATAGCAAAATTACAACACAAACAACAGAATGGATCGGTATCATTGGGAATGGCTATATCTCCCTCTTGAAAATGATCGTCATTCCGCTCGTTTTCATTTCAATTATTGCGGCATTTACGAAGATTGATCTCGGTGAGAAGTTCGCCAAAATGGGCGGCTACATTTTCATGTTTTTAATCGGTACCGTTGCCATCTCAGCCATCGTTGGTATCGCTTATGCGATGCTATTCGGTCTCGATGCATCAACGATTGATCTCGGTCAAGCCGAAAACGCACGTAGTTCAGAAATTACACAAACAGCGAAAGATTTAACAGCAACAACATTGCCAGCACAAATTCTAGAACTACTCCCTGCGAACCCATTCTTAGACTTTACAGGGGCACGTGCGACATCAACAATTGCTGTCGTTATCTTTGCAGCATTTTTAGGCTTTGCTTATTTGCGCGTTGCACGCAAACAACCTGAAAATGGCCATGTATTAAAACGTGGTATTGATGCAGTATATTCATTGATTATGGCTGTTGTGACATTCGTATTGCGCTTAACACCTTATGGTATCTTAGCCATTATGTTAAACACATTAGCGACAAGTGACTTTGCAGCGATTTGGACACTTGGCAAATTTGTCATCGCATCTTATGCAGCATTGCTCACAATGTATATCATCCATTTATTAATCTTATTAGTACTAGGTGTCAACCCAATCCAATACGTGAAAAAGACGACAGAAGTAATGATGTTCGCCTTCACATCACGTTCAAGCGCAGGTGCATTGCCACTTAACATTCGAACGCAAACGAATCGTTTAGGTGTCCCACAAGCCATCGCCAACTTCTCAGGCTCTTTCGGTCTGTCTATCGGTCAAAATGGTTGTGCGGGTATCTACCCTGCCATGTTGGCAATTATGGTGGCACCCGTTGCAGGTGTTGAAATCGACCTACAATTCATCGCAACGCTTATTATCGTTGTTATTATTAGTTCATTCGGTGTTGCCGGTGTCGGCGGTGGTGCAACATTTGCATCTATTCTCGTCCTTTCAGCACTGAACTTACCAGTTGGTCTTGCCGGCGTCCTTATCTCCGTAGAACCATTAATTGATATGGGACGTACTGCATTGAACGTGAATGATTCAATGTTAGCCGGAACAGGTACTGCTAAGCTCACAAAACAACTTGATGAAGATGTCTTTAATGACAATCAATATGATGAACTGACAACAAGTCATTAA
- a CDS encoding DUF1002 domain-containing protein, translating to MYKKLLISGLTASLLMVGVAQNTYAANEFKPKEEIFLQGADLNENQLEATKDKLGVGKSVTTYQVTNTDVIRFTGTEYDYIHSSALIKPKRFGRGVDVKIETPENITRITKEQYMNAAITSGIQDATIRIASIDQVTGEGALTGIYKAYEAQGNALNSEDIQNAHAELNELARISENNAEKEGYSDEALNEAIADMKAQIAEAKASDQQINELTINNIVNQTLNVRGLDNVLSNNEIAVIQNMMMNVAQSDVLNQDPEAYQKQANELKDTIQKTAGDKLEALKSLDNEETRNFLQRLWDEFVSLVTRIWHWLVSFV from the coding sequence ATGTATAAGAAACTATTAATCAGTGGGTTGACAGCTTCTTTGTTGATGGTAGGTGTTGCGCAGAATACCTATGCTGCCAACGAATTCAAGCCTAAGGAAGAAATCTTTCTTCAAGGGGCAGACTTGAATGAGAATCAATTGGAAGCAACAAAAGATAAGTTGGGTGTTGGCAAGAGTGTAACGACTTATCAAGTAACGAATACAGATGTTATTCGTTTTACTGGAACAGAGTATGACTATATTCATTCGAGTGCGCTGATTAAGCCTAAGCGTTTTGGACGTGGGGTAGATGTTAAGATTGAAACGCCTGAAAATATTACACGTATTACGAAAGAACAGTATATGAATGCAGCCATTACGTCGGGTATTCAAGATGCGACGATTCGTATTGCTTCTATTGATCAGGTGACGGGTGAAGGTGCGTTGACAGGAATATACAAAGCTTACGAAGCGCAAGGCAATGCGTTGAATAGTGAAGATATCCAAAATGCACATGCTGAATTGAATGAATTGGCACGTATCAGTGAGAACAACGCAGAGAAAGAAGGCTACTCTGATGAAGCGTTGAATGAAGCGATTGCTGACATGAAGGCGCAAATTGCGGAAGCCAAGGCGTCTGATCAACAGATTAATGAATTGACGATTAACAACATTGTGAACCAGACATTGAATGTGCGTGGATTGGACAATGTATTAAGCAATAATGAGATTGCTGTGATTCAAAATATGATGATGAATGTGGCACAATCAGATGTGCTTAATCAAGATCCTGAAGCTTATCAAAAACAGGCAAATGAGCTGAAAGATACGATTCAAAAGACAGCGGGCGATAAGTTAGAAGCGTTGAAATCATTGGATAACGAAGAGACGCGTAATTTCTTGCAGAGATTATGGGATGAGTTCGTATCATTGGTGACAAGAATCTGGCATTGGCTCGTATCATTTGTATAA
- the ahpC gene encoding alkyl hydroperoxide reductase subunit C, which yields MSLIGKQIGEFTAQAYNAKTDEFVEVTQEDLKGNWSVVVFYPADFSFVCPTELQDVQSHYEKLQELGTNVFSVSTDTHFVHKAWHDHSDAISTLKYTMIGDPSQQITRLFDVLDEEAGLAQRGTFIVDPDGVVQAAEINADGIGRDASTLVHKIKAAQYVRQNPGEVCPAKWEEGSETLTPGLDLVGKI from the coding sequence ATGTCATTAATCGGTAAACAAATTGGAGAATTCACAGCACAAGCGTACAACGCAAAAACAGATGAGTTCGTTGAGGTAACACAAGAAGATTTAAAAGGTAACTGGAGTGTCGTTGTATTCTATCCAGCTGACTTCTCTTTCGTGTGCCCAACAGAATTACAAGATGTTCAAAGCCATTATGAAAAATTACAAGAACTTGGTACAAACGTATTCTCTGTATCAACAGACACACACTTCGTACACAAAGCTTGGCACGATCACTCAGATGCTATCAGCACATTAAAATACACAATGATCGGTGACCCATCACAACAAATTACACGTTTATTCGACGTATTAGATGAAGAAGCCGGCCTTGCACAACGTGGTACTTTCATCGTTGACCCTGATGGTGTTGTTCAAGCAGCTGAAATCAATGCTGACGGTATTGGTCGTGACGCTAGCACATTAGTACACAAAATCAAAGCAGCACAATATGTACGTCAAAATCCAGGTGAAGTTTGCCCAGCGAAATGGGAAGAAGGTAGCGAAACATTAACACCAGGTTTAGATTTAGTAGGTAAAATTTAA
- a CDS encoding DNA-binding protein has protein sequence MLTKEFAQKSGLSEKQVRKIVQHLEERGYHLDKTEYRGREATDFKEEDIELFQEIAERVGQTNSYELAFEELEKEKDFLQVIVKEDTQQLPADQQLSNLFKELHNEINQMREERQILGQMVTQVHKQQEALTELHNKLEAQLKSNSASMESLTEAQKQQTEQLSTTQKHIESQIEGQKALAHTIERNEKKGFLQRLFGG, from the coding sequence ATGCTAACAAAAGAATTCGCACAAAAATCTGGCTTAAGCGAAAAGCAAGTCCGAAAAATTGTTCAGCATCTCGAAGAACGTGGTTATCACTTAGATAAAACGGAATATCGTGGACGTGAAGCGACAGATTTTAAAGAAGAAGATATCGAACTCTTTCAAGAAATCGCAGAACGTGTTGGACAAACAAACAGTTACGAACTCGCATTTGAAGAACTCGAAAAAGAAAAAGACTTTTTACAAGTGATTGTGAAGGAAGATACACAACAACTTCCTGCTGACCAACAACTTTCTAATCTATTCAAAGAATTACACAACGAAATCAATCAAATGCGTGAAGAGCGTCAAATACTTGGACAAATGGTGACGCAAGTTCACAAACAACAAGAGGCATTGACTGAGTTACATAACAAGTTAGAAGCACAGCTTAAATCGAACAGTGCATCTATGGAATCACTCACTGAAGCACAAAAACAACAAACTGAACAACTCAGCACAACACAAAAACATATTGAATCACAAATAGAAGGACAAAAAGCATTAGCACACACAATTGAACGCAATGAGAAAAAAGGTTTTCTCCAACGATTATTCGGCGGTTAA
- the thiO gene encoding glycine oxidase ThiO translates to MLQTIIIGGGVMGLSIARQLNARGRRIHIIDRSTPRMNASYAAGGMLGAQNEFFEDTPLYHLAMASRAMMQDTAQQLLKETHIDIELQTYGLIKVATTAQHVPAVKKQFEFLSQQDHEIYELSHNQLRARFPHCDVEACAAFKIHDDGQINANLYTQALLQSVSKLSHIDLHLQTEVLQIAQHASHYQVTTSKGTFYADELVIAAGAWSGTLLHQLGINLPTHPVKGDVKLIESSYSQLKETIFNMNGCYIVPKKPNRFLIGATSELDNWSTQNKAENLQWLDAESQAMIPNLREHRVIKTWTGIRPITPDGVPIMGALHNNLYVSTGHYRNGILLSPIVGQLMAQLVDGKSNAAQQLRPFSPIK, encoded by the coding sequence ATGTTACAAACGATTATTATTGGTGGTGGCGTGATGGGATTATCCATTGCACGTCAACTCAACGCACGAGGTCGTCGCATACATATCATCGATCGCTCAACACCCCGCATGAATGCATCTTATGCGGCAGGTGGAATGTTAGGCGCACAGAATGAGTTTTTTGAAGATACACCTTTATATCATCTTGCAATGGCAAGCCGTGCAATGATGCAGGATACTGCACAACAACTCTTAAAGGAAACACATATCGATATTGAACTGCAAACATATGGACTGATTAAGGTAGCAACTACCGCACAACATGTCCCAGCAGTTAAAAAGCAATTTGAATTTCTCTCGCAGCAAGACCATGAAATTTATGAGTTATCACACAATCAATTACGCGCACGCTTCCCCCACTGTGACGTCGAAGCTTGTGCAGCATTCAAAATACATGACGACGGCCAAATCAATGCTAACTTATATACACAGGCATTACTACAATCCGTCTCAAAACTTTCGCATATTGACCTTCACTTGCAGACAGAAGTGTTACAGATTGCGCAACATGCATCGCATTATCAAGTAACCACTTCTAAAGGAACATTCTATGCAGACGAATTAGTCATTGCTGCTGGTGCTTGGAGTGGTACATTGTTGCATCAACTCGGGATCAATCTTCCGACACACCCTGTCAAAGGCGATGTAAAGTTAATCGAATCATCTTATTCACAACTGAAAGAAACCATTTTCAATATGAATGGTTGTTATATCGTCCCAAAGAAACCCAATCGCTTTCTCATCGGTGCTACATCAGAACTCGATAATTGGAGCACACAAAATAAAGCTGAAAATCTTCAATGGTTAGATGCCGAAAGTCAAGCTATGATACCTAATCTGCGAGAACATCGTGTCATTAAGACTTGGACTGGTATTCGACCGATTACGCCAGACGGTGTTCCGATTATGGGCGCTCTTCATAACAATCTATATGTCTCAACCGGACATTATCGAAACGGCATTCTACTCTCTCCCATTGTCGGTCAACTTATGGCGCAATTAGTTGATGGAAAATCTAATGCAGCCCAGCAATTAAGACCTTTTTCGCCTATAAAATAA
- a CDS encoding fumarylacetoacetate hydrolase family protein: protein MTQQPQQLAEKVFQAYQSQQPIPFLNPEENVDEVLGYQTQDALIEQLKAHNNTDVAGYKVSMTSAETQAYANTHEPAYGTLLKTVIQQNDATVQLNHLFAPLIEPELVFVITEDLPSNPSVEDVLNHSQLAPAIEVPDARYQDWFPNFTLGDLLADNTATGLVVVGEPVPPLDYDSLGQVTMSLKHNGTEVKTGVASEVLGNPVKSVQWLSQKLASHGKSLKKGDVISSGTFIPPIKAEQGTYTVDYQHVGRVTVTFE, encoded by the coding sequence ATGACTCAGCAACCACAACAATTAGCAGAGAAAGTTTTTCAAGCTTATCAATCACAACAACCTATCCCATTTCTCAACCCTGAAGAGAATGTTGATGAAGTGTTAGGCTATCAAACACAAGATGCCTTAATTGAACAACTAAAGGCACATAACAATACAGATGTGGCCGGCTACAAAGTCAGTATGACAAGCGCAGAAACGCAAGCATATGCCAATACACATGAGCCTGCTTATGGTACATTGCTCAAAACAGTCATCCAGCAAAATGATGCCACTGTACAATTGAATCACTTGTTCGCTCCATTAATCGAACCGGAATTGGTATTTGTGATTACAGAAGACTTGCCTTCTAATCCAAGCGTTGAAGATGTGCTCAATCATTCGCAATTGGCCCCAGCGATTGAAGTACCTGATGCACGCTATCAAGACTGGTTCCCTAACTTTACATTAGGAGATTTATTAGCAGATAACACAGCGACTGGCCTTGTCGTTGTCGGAGAGCCCGTTCCCCCATTAGATTATGACAGCCTTGGCCAAGTCACAATGTCATTGAAACATAATGGTACAGAAGTCAAAACAGGCGTTGCGTCAGAAGTATTAGGCAATCCAGTCAAGTCCGTACAGTGGCTCAGTCAAAAACTGGCCAGCCATGGAAAGTCACTCAAAAAAGGAGATGTCATCTCATCAGGCACTTTCATCCCACCTATCAAGGCAGAGCAAGGTACTTATACGGTCGATTATCAACATGTCGGTCGAGTCACTGTTACATTTGAATAA